The genomic region TCTTGAAATACAATCCTCACCACCTTATAATCATTAGTCCGCGGATCAAACCCGATTGCATTACGACTCGCTGTCTTGACAGTAATGCAGGGTTTTGGAAGGGTTATATATTTTCTAATAGAGGGATTCCAAAGAATATAGCGCTCTCGTTCATATAGACTGAACAATCCATTCACGGAACCGATTAAATTAAAATGGAATAAAAATTGACACGTTAGTGGGAAATCAATGTGTTGAATTTGATCAGATGAGGAGTCAATGGTATCGTCAATTAATTTGTAGTACTCTAAATGGGGAAACAGTTTATCAACGCGTTgcctaaaaattaatttgttggaGGAAAGTGAAAGTGATCGAGTGAGATGGGAATTGATGAAGGCAGAGGATGTGATTAGAGATTTCCATGATTTAGAAACGCACCTGAATCGAATTAGGGATTTGACGGGGAGTCTTTGCAGAATTTCCAGAACCACTTCCTCCGGGAGATAGTCTGACATTCCTAACCCTAACCCAATTTCAAGCTTTTTCTGAAATTTTCGATTTCAATTTCAAGCTAATTTCGTTTTTGCATTGTTCTGCTTTGttataatcaaacaaattaGCGCcaagatttttaacttttatctcaaaaattgGGGGCAAGACTCCCGCCATTGAAAGTTGAAAACCCTCTAACGTACacagttatttattttattttatttttatatcccCATCTATGCATCATTTATAAGGTTGAGACTGTGTatggataccacttattttgttgaaattaaaaaaattattgctgaaagtactgtatataaaagtaaaaattagttgaaataggtCATGAATAAtgtcaaaaagtgcaatggaatccatgaatagtagtaaaaataagttgaatagtgaaataattttaatttttaatcttaacTCAAACGCACACTTAGCGTGCTCTTGGCTCTAACTTAAAAAtgcagtttatttttgctactatttatgagcctactgtactttttgatactatttgtGAATTTTACTgaactatttcaactaacttttacctttatctacagtattttcagcaaattaattttagttttaacaaaataagtgaATCTCAAACAAACTTTTAGTATGTACTCACCCTGAATAAATTAGAGTAAGATAAACCGAATGAATCAAAGTGGATTAAGTTCAACTGAACTGGACCAAATTGGACAAAATTGAACCAAATTGGAGTAATCAATTGTattggaccaaattggaccgaaatGGGTATGTTATCTTTATTCTTGAAGCTGATGAAAATGACATGTGTTTCTATAAGTAAGAGTGGAATTGGGCTCTTCAACCTTGTCTTGAaaactacatatatatatatatatatatatatatatatatatatatatatatagtacttttaacaaaaaaaattcaatttcaacaaaataaacgaaTCTCAAACACATGTATCTCttggccatcacaagggatACATGTGTTactgtatgctcactaaactgtcttaattggtttttgaaatataaaattgattaaacTTTCTTGTTGGAAGATGTTTTTGaaagcttaaaatgttgtttggatctttggttgagtagcttgcttgattgcattcatttctgtctttttttattgcatttattTCTATGTTTTTCCTCTCTTTGAAAACCTGTTTTTAtcaagctcgacagcttctcgacagatcttGACAGATTACTATCTATCGAGACCCTTGTACTTCTTTTCTTGATAGATCTTAATGCATTTTCTATCCATTGAAGCTTTTTGGaatttgtctcgatagcttctcgatagattcttgatccatcgagaaaggTTCTGCCTGGCTGATAGCTTCTCAATAGCTGTTCAATCCATCGAGGCACTTTTGTCGtcgacagattctcgacagCACCTCCACAGAttctcgacagcacctcgagagatttatctatcgagaattagtGATCAAAAGAatctcgatagatcctcgatcTATCGAGACACGTTTTCGTTAAACAGCTTCAGTGCGAAATCTGTttcatttctctcattttctcttcgacgaaaacatttctttttctctcccaaACTCTTTTCCCTCAACCCCTTCATCTTCCCCACTTGGATTTCGGCCTAAACATTGCATTTGCCCTCTTGTATGCTTCTTCCCCAtaggttttaggttttcttgaaattgttggggtttttgaaaatctttgagtattttgtgaaaattttgggttGAGTTTTGCTTATGTGATGtcatatgctcatgcattgcattacatttgcattttcacaatatttcatGCATTATAGATGTGTGTTTATACGTTGAAACTTGTGTGTtgttaggattggattgggttgaacccatgatgcaattttctttgtatgtcacatgctcatgcatacgtaccttttcatttccattttttggTACTTTCTGTTGATGGTGCTTTTCTGTCTATCtgtttgtctctctctctcaaatagtTTTCTCATAGCACCCAAGCGCAAATCTGCTTCGTCccggaaccctcttcgttccggGGCATCTTCTTTTGATCCTACTCCTCTTCACGTTCGGTTCCATGATAAGAAGGCCTAAAAGGACTTCTCTGAGAACTTCTCCAGACATGGTGTTCATTCGAAGCGCCGTGTGATTCTATTGGATTTTTTCGATACTACtttacccactgtcattcacagtaggggaTGGGAGTCTCTATGTGAGATACTCGTGATTTGTCCCATCGTGATCATTCACGAGGTCTACTCCAACATGTATGGTTTCGATACCTCTATACCTCAATTTGCTACACGCATTGGAGGTACACGTATCCTAGTCACCCCGGAGATCGTTTTCGAGATACTACACGTTCTGAGGTTATCACATCCTAATTACCCTTCATGTCCATATTTGAGGATTGTTTCCAAAGACAAACTTCTGTCTCTcttttgtgagacaccttcaTGGGGTGATTGTCGAAACACCTCATGCTCGGGCTTTGCAAAAGGTCCGAGGTtccttaatatggtgatgacatttgttctccatcccttgtctcactataactccattacaaaGTCTCATGCTTAGTTTTTGCTTTCCCTCATTGAGGACCTTACTATAGACTTttcctctcatttcattctctcccttatagatgtctataaggatacgacGACCCAtaataagcttatctttccttctacTTTCACAAGGATCATCTACCATTTCTCTGCTCCTTATTCTGAGTCTTCTCACTTCACTGTCATGGGTGCCATCAGCGTGGCGTCTGTTCAATGGAGTAAGGCCCAACTTCAACTAAAGTGGTCGCGGACCGAGACAGTGACTCCTCCAGCCCATTCCGATCCATCCACCTctactccttcttcttcttctacaggtGGTGTGACATTTGAGGCCATCATGGCGCAACTTGAGAGCATGGATCCTCGCCTTGATACACTCACTACtaagttgtatcaggtgaacacccgtgttagTCGTATCGCATGACGACAAGCTTGCATTGGTGGCTTCACCGCAtctccatctccctctccaccTTCACAGGCTTCAGAGGacgaggatgatgatgatggttccagtgatgatgatgatgaagaggatgaggatgctagctaTTCCGGAGATGAGGAGATGAAAACTTCTCagtgacttgccctttgtcattcgtgacaaaaaggggaagtagttttggtatgagagtagtcatgtacttaggGTGAGAGTTAgcatagaaattttttattagagagagtgttttagtttttttagggatgtagtgaggatttatgtatcttttcttttctttctttttgtacatcagtcttgtgaccatttagTGATAGCAAACATTGTACttatatatcttttatatatatgatgatgttgTTATCATTTCACCgatctcttcatgtgttgtttcttttctctctttatacacatgtttcttattatgtATGTAATCTtatatttctgtttcacactaagatgtcttgatgagttttgtttaaagtgtttcaggaagataggttgtcaaaatctatattgccatgaactctctttcaagagtttgtgttaggattagattttattgtatttaacaagtgattttgagtttagtgatttatgacttctctcatacttcatttgtttgttatggttttgtcacggattgccaaagagggagattgttggacatatgtggaacttgttagaacatatgtcatgtaGAATTAGCTAATCTTTttacaaaacacactttacttgtaattgggtagatctatgatgtgtttaatacttcaaggaataagagttcaagtccaatattaaagtcatgcaagtctgtccaagaaacaagtgaagaagtgatgTTCATTAAAGGTTGACAAATAGCTCGACAgatgtatctatcgagatttaatgtttaATTCTTGACAGCTCTCAACAAAAGCtatatctatcgagaattacaaaatttagattttcagatctgtttttcacGCATATACAAACTATAtgtgtaggatttcttttctcacaaccctagacatatataaagattattttaagagctgtaaaaggtgatgcaacttgatgGAAAGTGATCATTCACtaaaattgtgaccggagacaattaCCTTAGGTCATCTTCTTTGTAGAAGTTACTGCGTTTATGCGCTAAGGGTTTTATAACcaatgagcttcttgatcttcatcgtttggatgaactgaagagCTTTTTAGCcaatatctttctcaagttggtgtgttagtcacatactgggatctgtgcatcaatTGATTAGTCACATATTTGGAgttgtgcattgaaaggagagattgtcactacattgcaagtccaattgtgtattagggtaagggttcaactgtaaattggtattaggtactggaattccttttacttgtaactgcttgttttgataatagtaaattCTCAGGAATAGTAACCTTAAATTCacttggtggggttttgcctgGTGGTTTTTCcaattcgtaaacaaatcacatgtgtcaaattttttttccgctgcatttaacttagttggtgatttgttcgtgctaccacgcttattgcatgtaattgaatctaattaattaacttggctaattaattgattaatttaccaaaaaggTCAATACGTTATTGGCCTATCATTAACCAAATCCAAGGGCATCTTCCTTTGGGCATAGGTATCACTTTACCAAATTTAGAAACATTTACCATCGGCAACAACTAGATTATTGGATCTATACCTATTTCAATATCTAGTGCCTCGAATTTACATATACTAAATTTGGCCAGGAATAAACTAACTGGAAAAGTTCATTCTTTAGAGAAGCTAAATAGAGTAAGGTTGTTTTCCATTGCTGAAAACCAACTTGGAAATGGAGGAGCAAATGACTTGAGTTTTCTCTATTCTTTGTCAAATGCTACCAACCTAAGTGATTTGGAGATAAATACCAACAACTTTGGGGGGGAGTTGCCTAAATGTATTGGCAACATCTCAACTACTCTTAACTTTTCTATTtgaatgataataaaatttctgGAAATATTCCTAGTGTGATAGGGAATCTGATCAACCTGGAGTATATAGAAATGTggaacaataaattttcaggTAACATTTCCTCTATACTTGGAAACCTTCAGAAATTACAATTTTTGGATTATCTCAAAACAATTTCATTGGAAACATTCCATCCTCTcttgaaaatttaacaaatttgttGGAGTTGTATTTGGGAGACAATGATCTTCAGCGAAGCATCCCTTCAAGTCTAAGTTAATGCCaaaattttgataacttttCATCTTCCCCAGAGCAATCTTAGCAGTATTATATCCTCGCAAGTTATTGGTTTCTCATTTTCACCAAATAGCCTTGACTTGTCTAGAAACCAATTCACCAGTGTCCTTCCCATGGAAataggaaatttgaaaaatttagaACATTTGGATATTTCTGAAAACTTGTTGTTTGGTGAAATTCTTGCAACTCTTAAAAGTTGTGTAAAGCTAGAATTTCTAGCCATGAGAAGAAATTTCTTCCAAGGGGATGTTCCTTCATCTTTGGAGTTGTTAAGAGGCCTTACACATTTTGACCTTTTTGACAATAAGTTTTTTGGAAAgattccaaaatttttggagACCTTTGATTTCTTGCAATTATTAAATCTATCATACAACCATTTTGATGGTGAGGTACCAACAAATGGGGTTTTCAAGAATGCAAGCGCAATTTTGCTTAAGGGAAATGATGAGCTTTGTGAGGGCATACCAAAATTTCAACTTCctaaatgcaaaacaaaaaattcaaaaatagaaaGTTGACTCTTACATTGAAGTTAATAATAATTTCTAGACTCTTCGGGCTTAATTATTGGAGCAAATTCGGtcttatcatttaaatttcttagttctttaggagaaaaaaggaaagaaaataccTCAAGTGATTCAATAAATTTGCTTGTGAATGTATCTTACCAAGGTCTCTTAAATGCAATTGGTAGATTCTCTTCTGCTAATTTAATTGGTGTGAGTAGTTTTGGGTCAGTGTATAAAGGTATTCTTGATTAGTATAAGCATACTATTGCTATCAAGGTAATGAACTTAGGGTGTCATGGAGCTTCCAAAAGTTTCAAAGCTAAGTGTGAGGCTCTAAGAAACATTAGATACCGAAATCTTGTAAAGGTGCTCACAGCATGTTCAAGTATTGGCTATCAAGGTCACGATTTTAAGGCATTGGCATACAAGTTCTTAGAAAATGGAAATCTAGATGAGTGATTACATCCAACTCCAAGAAAAAATGAGGCTCTTGTGAAACAAAGGAAGCTAAGTCTTCTTCAAAGATTGAATATTGCCATTGATATTGCTAGTGCATTGGATTATCTTCATAATCATTGTGGCAACCAATTGTTCATTGTGACCTCAAACTTAGTAATGTTTTTCCTGATAAGGAAATGATTGGACATGTAAGTGACTTTGGCTTGGCAAGATTCCTTCATGATATCATCCACAATTCTTCTACTAATCAATCAAGCTCCATTAGGGTTAAAGGAACTGTTGGTTATACTCCTCCAGGTAAATATAATttacatttataaaatttaattgcttttctttttcctatattttctaccataaaagatataaagcattataacaaattttctagatatccttttttttcttgatttttattttatgccattgaaaaagtgtgtgtgtgtgtgtgtactgCAATATAGGTTATGTGCACTTGTAGAGTATGGTATGGGAAACGCGGTATCAACATATGACGATGTTTATAGTTACGGTTTATTATTATTCGAGATGTTCACTAGAAAAAGGCCCATCAATGACATTTTCCATGATAGCTTAAATCTTCGTGACTATGTCAAAGCAAATCTCCCAAAAAGAATAATTGACATTATAGTTCCTATTCTTCTCCCAAAAAGACAAGAGGGTAAAAGAAGGATGAATGACACTTGTAATGAGAATCAAAATGGGAGTCTCAAAATTCAAGAATGCTTGACTTTGATACTTGGAATTGGAATTGCTTGTTCCAAAGAATGtccaagaaaaagaatgaaCATCAGTGTTGTTGTAGTCAAGTTGCATTCAATTTGGCAAAGCCTTCTTAGAATTGTATACACAGACAATGAGTTCAAGCAACAggtaattttccttttttaatttttaatcttttgtagATATAATTCGGTAAAGGCCAGTCCAAATATAATAGGGAAGAGGGAATCATCTTGCGATTAGAAAGCCACAGGCCTTCGtgttaatatttttgttaatctATCAAAAATGAGAAGATTGGAGCCACTTGCAATTTAAGAAGCTCATCCTGCTATACATAGGATTGGAAATGAGCCCTGTAGGGATAAAGGGTCCATAAGTCTATATTGGGTCATGGGCCCTGTTCGAGGACGTCTATTAGTCCGAGGACCAGGAGATAACATGGAGGAAGTATAAATCAGAGCATCACGGATAGTCTTTTAATGGAAAGACTTGGGAAAGTAGTTTGAGGAGGAGTGCCTCCTCGGCTAAATAAGGGAGAGGTCAGAGGGATTGGTCTACCCTTAAGGGCAACATTTCGAAGGGTTCTAGATAAGGATAAATATCAGGGAAGCAAAGTACAAAaggaagctaagaaatatctaacggaaagctactaccaccacattgaatgctctgcaactaaccctctggccgcattaatgtggaggtcaTGCTTGAACAGTGGTaagcagccttacagctattcccaaagacttcaggaatgtgctgatgggacaagaaTCAAAGCCAACAGcttgacctacacgtggagggtgGAGATGAGGAAAAGAGGGGTATATATGGGAGAGGAAGTCCCCTTACGGGGGAGGATcgaaaaagagaggaaaaaatacTATAGCATAAGGAACAGGACTtgtaatcaaaatcaaaagaagcatatatatgatttagtcTTCTTGGACTATGCCAAGGATGATTTACTTCATGCAAAACAatcatattcttgttttcttttcatctggGCTCACTATAGTTATCTTCTGATTCATTAAAACCTAGTTTTCCagcccactctttacaaattcattgtattgggatCTTTGGGCCTAAATCTTTTTCCCTTTAGGCTTAGGAACCAAATCaagtccttacaattggcgctgtctgtgggaaatACTTGAGCTTTAGTGAAAACAACACTGAATCATGGTGGGCTCAGGGCTAAATTGGGAGGAGTCTGTTGGGTGCCAGCATCAAGTTCAGTTTCTCAATCTTGGGCAAAGGAGGGACTGGGAAGTTAGTGTCCATACCATACATACCAGTAGGAGCCAGTCTAGGAGTGGAAGCCACATCTTTCATGAGGCAACTACCAAAAACATGCAATTGGAGATTGATCGTTTAAGAAGAAGGTTGCGCCAAGAGTGGCATATAGGAACTCCTTCAAGTTCTAACCATTTttttgatgatgataatgatcatACCTACCGGCACAGGTCAAGGACTCCTCCTAGTGAATCTTTCTCCTATGACGAGGAGCATCATGATAGGTAGGGGAGGAGAAGTCTGTCACGTAAAGGCTTGGGCAACAATGTCATGAGTAAGGCTCTGAATCAgatctccaagtcaccttttACCCAGAGAATTGAAGGAGCGAGGCTTCCCCGGCGATTTACTCAGCCAATGTTTACCATATACAATGGTAGAACGGACCCTGTGGAGCACAAAAGCCATTTCAACCAAAGAATGACCGTTCATTCTAAGAACGAGACTTTAATGTGCAAGGTCTTTCCATCTAGTTTAGGGCCTGTGTCAATGAAGTGGTTTAATGGCTTGAAGGAGGGATCTATTCACTCTTTTAAGGAGCTTACGAGGGCTTTTGGTTCTTGGTTTGTAACTTGTAGTAGGGTTCCTCGGTCTTTGGACTCCTTGCTGTCTATGGCCATACAAGAGGAAGAAACCTTAAAGATATACTCtaaccgatactgggagatgtttaatgaaattgatggaaaTTTCGATGACGTAGCTATAAGAACGTTTAAGGTTGGCCTGCCTGCTAAGCACGATTTGAGGAAATCGTTGACAGGGAAACCAGTTAGTAATGTGTGTCAGCTCATGGACCGCATTGATAAGTATAAGCGAGTAGAAGAGAACCAACAACTAGGTAAAGGCAAGACTAAGGTGGTCCCTCAAGATAGAAGGGACTTCAGGTTGGACAAGTATAATAGTAATTGTCATCGGCGGGATTTTTTTGAGCAATTCGGGGCTGCTGCTGCTCAAGTGGCTAACACTGTGTTCCAagaaccagtgcatcaaatcttagaaaaaattaagaatgagccatattttcaatggccaaataagatgggagaAGACTCCACAAGGCGCAACCAAAGCCTTCATTGCCAGTACCACTAAGAGCAAAGGCATACAACAGAGGACTATAGAACTTTGT from Castanea sativa cultivar Marrone di Chiusa Pesio chromosome 11, ASM4071231v1 harbors:
- the LOC142616792 gene encoding uncharacterized protein LOC142616792, producing the protein MSKALNQISKSPFTQRIEGARLPRRFTQPMFTIYNGRTDPVEHKSHFNQRMTVHSKNETLMCKVFPSSLGPVSMKWFNGLKEGSIHSFKELTRAFGSWFVTCSRVPRSLDSLLSMAIQEEETLKIYSNRYWEMFNEIDGNFDDVAIRTFKVGLPAKHDLRKSLTGKPVSNVCQLMDRIDKYKRVEENQQLGKGKTKVVPQDRRDFRLDKYNSNCHRRDFFEQFGAAAAQVANTVFQEPPLTEDLSPESERSKMKVQPALCFSDEDKVGTLQPHNDALVVTFRIRGYDVKRLLVDQGNGAEIMYLDLYKGLKLKLGDLTGYDSPLVGFDGKVVIPKG